In one window of Candidatus Roizmanbacteria bacterium CG_4_9_14_0_2_um_filter_38_17 DNA:
- a CDS encoding large conductance mechanosensitive channel protein MscL, whose product MKGFIDFIREQGVVGLAVGFILGGAVSKVVASLVKDIINPILGIVLGSTGGLATMSIKAGSIEIMLGSFISVVIDFLVIALVVYYGVKALGLDKLDKKKG is encoded by the coding sequence ATGAAAGGATTTATTGATTTTATTCGCGAGCAAGGAGTAGTTGGCTTAGCTGTTGGTTTTATCCTTGGAGGAGCTGTATCCAAAGTTGTGGCTTCTTTAGTTAAAGATATTATTAATCCAATTCTGGGAATAGTGTTAGGATCAACAGGTGGACTTGCTACAATGTCAATCAAAGCAGGTTCAATTGAAATAATGCTTGGTAGTTTTATTTCAGTTGTAATCGACTTTTTGGTAATTGCATTGGTAGTTTACTATGGAGTTAAAGCTCTAGGATTAGATAAATTAGACAAAAAGAAAGGTTAA
- a CDS encoding DNA adenine methylase yields the protein MQPLIKWPGGKSKEYEQIKNLIPKHTRYIEPFFGGGAIFFKLQPQKAIINDICEELIKFYRFIKGEKNKAEFKSCLYDYVDNWEKIPKYINIFENEIVKLYDDYKNDKKTEKEAKEIITEKLKSKEDQFNGLFLEKFALDPNNLLQEIIKNLISKISRTKKIEKERGTLPDGDLHKNIETAFRSGFYMHFRDVMNKNGSKYKTSLAKKISNYYFIREFCYASMFRFNAKGDFNIPYGGIAYNNKDLRSKVDYIFSDEVEKVFENAEILNTDFEEILTRKDLNKNDFIFLDPPYDTDFSDYEKKTFDKKDQERLAKCLYDMQAKFILIIKNTPFILDLYKNKKGIKIDKFEKTYLYNVKGRNDRDVEHLVVYNF from the coding sequence ATGCAACCACTTATTAAATGGCCAGGCGGAAAATCTAAAGAGTATGAGCAAATAAAAAATCTCATACCTAAACACACGCGTTATATCGAGCCATTTTTTGGTGGTGGCGCAATATTTTTTAAACTTCAACCTCAAAAAGCAATAATAAATGACATCTGTGAAGAGTTAATTAAATTTTACCGTTTTATTAAAGGCGAAAAAAACAAGGCTGAGTTTAAGAGTTGTTTGTACGATTATGTTGATAACTGGGAAAAAATTCCAAAGTACATAAATATATTCGAAAATGAGATCGTTAAACTTTATGATGATTATAAGAACGATAAAAAAACCGAAAAAGAGGCAAAAGAAATTATAACCGAAAAATTAAAATCCAAAGAAGATCAGTTTAACGGTTTATTTTTAGAAAAATTTGCCCTTGATCCAAATAATCTACTTCAAGAAATAATAAAGAATCTAATTTCTAAAATAAGCAGAACAAAAAAGATTGAAAAAGAGCGAGGGACATTACCTGACGGAGATTTGCATAAAAATATTGAAACTGCTTTTAGAAGTGGATTTTATATGCACTTTCGAGATGTGATGAATAAAAATGGTTCGAAGTATAAAACTTCTTTAGCCAAAAAAATTTCTAACTACTATTTTATTAGAGAATTTTGTTATGCTTCGATGTTTAGATTTAACGCTAAAGGTGATTTTAACATTCCTTACGGAGGAATTGCATACAACAATAAAGACCTTAGAAGCAAGGTAGATTACATATTTAGTGATGAGGTGGAAAAAGTATTTGAAAATGCTGAAATTTTGAATACTGATTTTGAAGAAATTCTAACCCGAAAAGATTTGAACAAAAATGATTTTATTTTCTTAGATCCGCCGTATGATACTGATTTCAGCGATTATGAAAAAAAAACTTTTGATAAAAAAGACCAAGAAAGATTAGCGAAGTGCCTTTATGACATGCAGGCTAAATTTATTCTTATAATTAAAAATACCCCCTTTATTTTGGACTTGTATAAGAATAAAAAAGGGATAAAGATTGATAAGTTTGAGAAAACTTATCTTTATAATGTTAAAGGTAGAAACGACAGAGATGTTGAACATCTCGTTGTTTATAATTTCTGA